A window of Selenomonas ruminantium subsp. lactilytica TAM6421 contains these coding sequences:
- the purN gene encoding phosphoribosylglycinamide formyltransferase — MAKEKLGVLCSGRGTDLQSIIDAIEAGQVPAEIAIVLTDKEAYALERARKAGIEAVCVDRKQFDGREPFEKALIEKLEAAGVTLVVLAGFMRILTPYFVGHFAGRIMNIHPALLPSFPGAHAHRDVLAYGVKVSGCTVHFVDEGTDSGPIIMQAAVPVLDDDTEETLGARVLKEEHRIYPECIRLYCEGKLKVEGRKVTILE, encoded by the coding sequence TTGGCTAAGGAAAAATTAGGTGTTCTCTGTTCCGGCCGCGGCACGGATCTGCAGTCCATCATTGACGCTATCGAAGCAGGACAGGTTCCTGCCGAAATCGCCATCGTGCTGACGGATAAGGAAGCATATGCGTTGGAGCGGGCCAGAAAGGCTGGCATTGAAGCAGTCTGCGTTGACCGCAAGCAGTTTGATGGCCGTGAGCCCTTTGAAAAGGCTTTGATTGAAAAGCTCGAAGCCGCAGGTGTCACCCTGGTGGTGCTGGCAGGCTTCATGCGTATCCTGACGCCGTATTTTGTAGGGCATTTTGCCGGGCGCATCATGAATATCCATCCGGCCCTGCTGCCCAGTTTCCCGGGGGCACATGCCCATCGGGATGTACTGGCCTACGGCGTGAAGGTCAGTGGCTGCACCGTGCATTTCGTTGATGAAGGCACGGATTCCGGCCCCATCATCATGCAGGCGGCAGTGCCTGTGCTGGACGATGATACGGAAGAAACGCTGGGAGCCAGAGTGCTCAAAGAGGAACACCGGATTTATCCCGAATGTATCCGGCTCTACTGTGAAGGCAAGCTGAAGGTAGAAGGCCGTAAAGTGACGATTTTAGAATGA
- the purM gene encoding phosphoribosylformylglycinamidine cyclo-ligase, producing the protein MTEKLTYKDAGVDIDAGNRSVELIKNSVRATYRPEVLGDLGGFGGLFALNSGKYKEPVLVSGTDGVGTKLKLAFMLDKHDTIGQDAVAMCVNDILVQGAEPLFFLDYLAVGKLLPEQVADVVTGVANACKESGCALIGGETAEMNGFYPEGEYDIAGFAVGVVEKSKLITSAKVKEGDVILGLPSSGVHSNGYSLVRRIVFDHKGFKGDEYMEELGKTIGEELLTPTRLYPKSCLPLIEKFDIHGMVHITGGGFYENIPRALPEDLAVEIDTSKWEMPAIFRLLQQWGNVDWPEMYRTFNMGIGMILIVSAEEAEAVKAHLQAADETVYEIGKVVKGNHDVTLQGGVFVG; encoded by the coding sequence ATGACGGAAAAACTTACCTATAAAGATGCCGGTGTGGATATTGATGCGGGCAACCGTTCCGTAGAGCTCATTAAGAACAGCGTCCGGGCTACTTACCGACCGGAGGTGCTCGGTGATCTGGGCGGCTTTGGCGGCCTCTTTGCCCTGAACAGCGGCAAGTATAAGGAGCCCGTGCTGGTTTCTGGTACCGACGGCGTGGGCACGAAGCTCAAGCTGGCCTTTATGCTGGACAAGCATGATACCATTGGTCAGGATGCCGTAGCCATGTGCGTCAATGACATCCTGGTGCAGGGTGCAGAGCCCCTGTTCTTCCTGGATTATCTGGCCGTAGGCAAACTGCTGCCCGAACAGGTAGCCGATGTGGTAACCGGCGTGGCAAATGCCTGCAAGGAATCCGGCTGTGCCCTGATTGGCGGCGAAACGGCGGAAATGAACGGCTTCTACCCGGAAGGGGAGTATGACATTGCCGGCTTTGCCGTAGGCGTGGTGGAAAAGAGCAAGCTGATCACCAGCGCCAAGGTCAAGGAAGGGGATGTAATCCTTGGCCTGCCCTCCTCCGGCGTCCATTCCAACGGTTATTCCCTGGTGCGCCGCATTGTCTTTGACCACAAGGGCTTCAAGGGCGACGAATACATGGAAGAGCTGGGCAAGACCATCGGCGAGGAACTTCTGACGCCGACACGGCTTTATCCGAAATCCTGCCTGCCCCTGATTGAGAAGTTCGACATCCACGGCATGGTGCATATCACAGGCGGCGGCTTCTACGAGAATATCCCCCGTGCCCTGCCGGAAGATCTGGCCGTGGAAATCGACACCAGCAAATGGGAAATGCCTGCCATATTCCGCCTGCTGCAGCAGTGGGGCAATGTGGATTGGCCGGAAATGTATCGTACCTTCAATATGGGCATCGGCATGATCCTGATTGTGTCCGCGGAAGAAGCAGAGGCCGTCAAGGCACATCTGCAGGCCGCTGATGAGACGGTTTACGAAATCGGCAAGGTGGTCAAGGGTAATCATGATGTAACGTTGCAGGGCGGTGTGTTCGTTGGCTAA
- a CDS encoding IMP cyclohydrolase, with the protein MQIKRALISVSNKEGVVEFARQLHEAGVEIISTGGTMKAIKEAGIPVTYVSDVTGFPEIMDGRVKTLNPYIHGGILAVRDNEEHVAQMEKHGIKGIDLVAVNLYPFKETIAKPDVTLAEAIENIDIGGPAMVRASAKNFKFVTIVTNPAKYEEVIAQIKKNGGVDDRTRMELAQEAFAHTAAYDTMIQDYLAKQLAK; encoded by the coding sequence ATGCAGATTAAGCGTGCCCTGATTAGCGTATCCAATAAAGAAGGCGTAGTTGAGTTCGCCCGCCAGCTCCATGAAGCCGGTGTGGAAATCATCTCCACGGGTGGCACCATGAAGGCCATCAAGGAAGCCGGCATTCCTGTAACCTATGTCAGCGATGTGACGGGCTTCCCGGAAATCATGGACGGTCGCGTAAAGACTTTGAATCCTTATATCCACGGCGGTATCCTGGCTGTGCGTGACAATGAGGAACATGTGGCGCAGATGGAAAAGCATGGCATCAAGGGCATTGACCTTGTGGCTGTCAATCTCTATCCTTTCAAGGAAACCATTGCGAAGCCCGATGTCACCTTGGCAGAAGCCATTGAGAATATCGATATTGGCGGCCCGGCCATGGTGCGTGCTTCGGCCAAGAACTTCAAGTTTGTCACCATCGTCACTAATCCCGCCAAGTATGAGGAAGTTATCGCCCAGATCAAGAAAAATGGCGGCGTAGATGATCGTACCCGCATGGAACTGGCTCAGGAAGCCTTTGCCCATACGGCAGCTTACGATACGATGATTCAGGACTATCTGGCTAAACAGCTGGCAAAATAA